One Canis lupus familiaris isolate Mischka breed German Shepherd chromosome 20, alternate assembly UU_Cfam_GSD_1.0, whole genome shotgun sequence genomic region harbors:
- the ACSBG2 gene encoding long-chain-fatty-acid--CoA ligase ACSBG2 isoform X2 gives MASSSTMKNGLSRSQKAKSPMTREENVTDSQINMNKNKVTPRLWTIHRDGEVLLRLSKHGPGHETPLTIPEFFRESVSRFGMYPALATKNSEHWEVLNFNQYYEACRKAARALIKLGLQRFHGVGILGFNSVEWLIASLGAILAGGLCVGIYATNSADACQYVITNAKVNVLLVENDLQLQKILSAHSERERGRDIGRGRSRLHAPGAQRGIQSQIPQSRMETLKAIIQYKLPVKESNNNLYSWNDFMELGNSIPDSQLDQIIESQRANQCAVIIYTSGTLGNPKGVMLSHDNITWTAGAVAKNCSLSNAAEKQEVVVSYLPLSHVAAQMMDVWIPMKIGAFIYFAQPDALTQGTLINTLLEVKPTAFLGVPRIWEKMQEKIKESGAKCSSLRKKVFSWGRIIGLKVNTKRMFGVHDTTMSYRVAKALVFSKVRNALGLDQCQIPISGAAPLNPETSEFFLSLDIPIGEMYGMSESTGPHTTSSRNNYKIHSCGKIMSGCKNMLYQQSKDGTGEICIWGRHVFMGYLEMEDATMEAIDEEGWLHTGDLGRVDSHGFLYITGRIKEILITAGGENVAPVPIENMVKEKIPIISNAILVGDKAKFLSILLTLKCEVDRRNGEPLDKLSLEAIQFCRKLGSHVSTVSEILELQDPLVYKAIQQGIDAVNQEAISNAQRIQKWVILEKDFSVHNGELGPTTKIRRHFVTQKYRKQIESFYR, from the exons TACAATGAAGAATGGTCTCTCCAGATCTCAAAAGGCTAAAAGCCCAATGACTCGTGAAGAGAATGTTACGGATTCTcaaataaacatgaataaaaacaaag TGACACCTAGGCTGTGGACCATTCATCGAGATGGAGAagtccttctgaggctatcaaaACATGGGCCAGGCCATGAGACCCCATTAACCATCCCTGAATTTTTTCGGGAGTCAGTCAGCCGATTTGGGATGTATCCAGCCCTTGCAACAAAGAACAGTGAGCATTGGGAAGTTCTGAATTTTAACCAGTACTACGAAGCTTGTCGGAAGGCAGCAAGAGCCTTGATCAAG CTGGGCCTGCAGCGTTTCCACGGAGTTGGCATCCTGGGGTTTAACTCCGTTGAGTGGTTAATTGCTTCTCTTGGTGCCATCCTAGCAGG gGGTCTCTGTGTTGGTATTTATGCCACCAACTCTGCGGACGCTTGTCAATACGTCATTACTAATGCCAAGGTGAACGTCCTGCTGGTTGAGAATGACCTACAGCTACAGAAAATCCTTTCG gcacacagtgagagagagagaggcagagacataggcagagggagaagcaggctccatgcaccgggagcccaacgtgggattcaatcccag ATTCCGCAAAGCAGGATGGAGACCCTAAAAGCGATCATCCAGTACAAGCTGCCAGTGAAGGAGAGCAATAATAACCTGTACTCC TGGAATGATTTCATGGAACTTGGCAATAGCATCCCCGATTCCCAGCTGGACCAGATCATAGAGAGCCAGAGGGCCAATCAGTGCGCTGTGATCATCTATACTTCTGGGACCTTAGGCAATCCCAAGGGAGTGATGCTTAGCCATGACAAC ATCACCTGGACGGCCGGGGCAGTGGCCAAGAACTGCAGCCTGTCTAATGCCGCAGAAAAGCAGGAGGTGGTGGTCAGCTACCTTCCTCTCAGCCACGTTGCAGCTCAGATGATGGATGTCTGGATACCTATGAAGATCGGGGCTTTCATCTACTTTGCTCAGCCAGATGCTCTCACG CAGGGCACCCTGATCAACACTCTGCTGGAAGTAAAGCCTACAGCCTTCCTGGGGGTGCCCCGAATTTGGGAGAAGATGCAGGAGAAGATAAAAGAAAGTGGTGCCAAATGCTCAAGCTTGAGGAAGAAGGTGTTTTCATGGGGAAGAATTATTGGCTTAAAGGTCAATACAAAAAGGATGTTTGG GGTCCACGACACTACCATGAGCTACCGCGTGGCAAAGGCCCTCGTGTTCAGCAAAGTCAGGAACGCCCTTGGCCTTGATCAATGCCAAATTCCTATCAGTGGGGCTGCACCCCTCAACCCAGAGACCTCTGAGTTCTTCCTAAGCCTGGACATACCTATAGGCGAGATGTACGGGATGAGCGAAAGCACAGGACCCCACACCACATCCAGCCGCAATAACTACAAGATTCACAG CTGTGGCAAAATCATGTCTGGGTGTAAGAACATGCTGTACCAGCAGAGCAAGGATGGCACAGGGGAGATCTGCATCTGGGGTCGGCACGTCTTCATGGGCTATCTGGAGATGGAAGATGCGACCATGGAGGCCATTGATGAGGAAGGCTGGCTACACACCGGGGACCTGGGCCGTGTAGACAGTCATGGTTTCCTCTACATCACCGGCCGCATCAAAG AAATCCTCATCACGGCTGGCGGTGAGAACGTGGCCCCTGTTCCCATTGAGAACATGGTTAAAGAGAAGATCCCCATAATCAGTAATGCCATCTTAGTGGGAGATAAGGCAAAGTTTCTGAGCATCCTGCTGACGCTGAAG TGTGAGGTCGATAGGAGGAATGGAGAGCCACTGGACAAGCTAAGCTTGGAGGCCATTCAGTTCTGCCGGAAACTGGGGAGCCATGTGTCCACCGTCTCTGAGATTTTGGAGCTGCAGGACCCCCTGGTCTACAAGGCCATCCAGCAAGGCATAGATGCTGTGAATCAGGAAGCCATTTCCAATGCACAGAGGATCCAGAAGTGGGTCATCCTGGAGAAGGACTTTTCTGTCCACAATGGAGAGCTGG GTCCAACGACCAAGATTAGGAGACATTTTGTAACCcagaaatacagaaagcaaatTGAAAGCTTTTACCGCTGA
- the ACSBG2 gene encoding long-chain-fatty-acid--CoA ligase ACSBG2 isoform X4 — translation MASSSTMKNGLSRSQKAKSPMTREENVTDSQINMNKNKVTPRLWTIHRDGEVLLRLSKHGPGHETPLTIPEFFRESVSRFGMYPALATKNSEHWEVLNFNQYYEACRKAARALIKLGLQRFHGVGILGFNSVEWLIASLGAILAGGLCVGIYATNSADACQYVITNAKVNVLLVENDLQLQKILSAHSERERGRDIGRGRSRLHAPGAQRGIQSQIPQSRMETLKAIIQYKLPVKESNNNLYSWNDFMELGNSIPDSQLDQIIESQRANQCAVIIYTSGTLGNPKGVMLSHDNITWTAGAVAKNCSLSNAAEKQEVVVSYLPLSHVAAQMMDVWIPMKIGAFIYFAQPDALTGTLINTLLEVKPTAFLGVPRIWEKMQEKIKESGAKCSSLRKKVFSWGRIIGLKVNTKRMFGVHDTTMSYRVAKALVFSKVRNALGLDQCQIPISGAAPLNPETSEFFLSLDIPIGEMYGMSESTGPHTTSSRNNYKIHSCGKIMSGCKNMLYQQSKDGTGEICIWGRHVFMGYLEMEDATMEAIDEEGWLHTGDLGRVDSHGFLYITGRIKEILITAGGENVAPVPIENMVKEKIPIISNAILVGDKAKFLSILLTLKCEVDRRNGEPLDKLSLEAIQFCRKLGSHVSTVSEILELQDPLVYKAIQQGIDAVNQEAISNAQRIQKWVILEKDFSVHNGELGPTTKIRRHFVTQKYRKQIESFYR, via the exons TACAATGAAGAATGGTCTCTCCAGATCTCAAAAGGCTAAAAGCCCAATGACTCGTGAAGAGAATGTTACGGATTCTcaaataaacatgaataaaaacaaag TGACACCTAGGCTGTGGACCATTCATCGAGATGGAGAagtccttctgaggctatcaaaACATGGGCCAGGCCATGAGACCCCATTAACCATCCCTGAATTTTTTCGGGAGTCAGTCAGCCGATTTGGGATGTATCCAGCCCTTGCAACAAAGAACAGTGAGCATTGGGAAGTTCTGAATTTTAACCAGTACTACGAAGCTTGTCGGAAGGCAGCAAGAGCCTTGATCAAG CTGGGCCTGCAGCGTTTCCACGGAGTTGGCATCCTGGGGTTTAACTCCGTTGAGTGGTTAATTGCTTCTCTTGGTGCCATCCTAGCAGG gGGTCTCTGTGTTGGTATTTATGCCACCAACTCTGCGGACGCTTGTCAATACGTCATTACTAATGCCAAGGTGAACGTCCTGCTGGTTGAGAATGACCTACAGCTACAGAAAATCCTTTCG gcacacagtgagagagagagaggcagagacataggcagagggagaagcaggctccatgcaccgggagcccaacgtgggattcaatcccag ATTCCGCAAAGCAGGATGGAGACCCTAAAAGCGATCATCCAGTACAAGCTGCCAGTGAAGGAGAGCAATAATAACCTGTACTCC TGGAATGATTTCATGGAACTTGGCAATAGCATCCCCGATTCCCAGCTGGACCAGATCATAGAGAGCCAGAGGGCCAATCAGTGCGCTGTGATCATCTATACTTCTGGGACCTTAGGCAATCCCAAGGGAGTGATGCTTAGCCATGACAAC ATCACCTGGACGGCCGGGGCAGTGGCCAAGAACTGCAGCCTGTCTAATGCCGCAGAAAAGCAGGAGGTGGTGGTCAGCTACCTTCCTCTCAGCCACGTTGCAGCTCAGATGATGGATGTCTGGATACCTATGAAGATCGGGGCTTTCATCTACTTTGCTCAGCCAGATGCTCTCACG GGCACCCTGATCAACACTCTGCTGGAAGTAAAGCCTACAGCCTTCCTGGGGGTGCCCCGAATTTGGGAGAAGATGCAGGAGAAGATAAAAGAAAGTGGTGCCAAATGCTCAAGCTTGAGGAAGAAGGTGTTTTCATGGGGAAGAATTATTGGCTTAAAGGTCAATACAAAAAGGATGTTTGG GGTCCACGACACTACCATGAGCTACCGCGTGGCAAAGGCCCTCGTGTTCAGCAAAGTCAGGAACGCCCTTGGCCTTGATCAATGCCAAATTCCTATCAGTGGGGCTGCACCCCTCAACCCAGAGACCTCTGAGTTCTTCCTAAGCCTGGACATACCTATAGGCGAGATGTACGGGATGAGCGAAAGCACAGGACCCCACACCACATCCAGCCGCAATAACTACAAGATTCACAG CTGTGGCAAAATCATGTCTGGGTGTAAGAACATGCTGTACCAGCAGAGCAAGGATGGCACAGGGGAGATCTGCATCTGGGGTCGGCACGTCTTCATGGGCTATCTGGAGATGGAAGATGCGACCATGGAGGCCATTGATGAGGAAGGCTGGCTACACACCGGGGACCTGGGCCGTGTAGACAGTCATGGTTTCCTCTACATCACCGGCCGCATCAAAG AAATCCTCATCACGGCTGGCGGTGAGAACGTGGCCCCTGTTCCCATTGAGAACATGGTTAAAGAGAAGATCCCCATAATCAGTAATGCCATCTTAGTGGGAGATAAGGCAAAGTTTCTGAGCATCCTGCTGACGCTGAAG TGTGAGGTCGATAGGAGGAATGGAGAGCCACTGGACAAGCTAAGCTTGGAGGCCATTCAGTTCTGCCGGAAACTGGGGAGCCATGTGTCCACCGTCTCTGAGATTTTGGAGCTGCAGGACCCCCTGGTCTACAAGGCCATCCAGCAAGGCATAGATGCTGTGAATCAGGAAGCCATTTCCAATGCACAGAGGATCCAGAAGTGGGTCATCCTGGAGAAGGACTTTTCTGTCCACAATGGAGAGCTGG GTCCAACGACCAAGATTAGGAGACATTTTGTAACCcagaaatacagaaagcaaatTGAAAGCTTTTACCGCTGA
- the ACSBG2 gene encoding long-chain-fatty-acid--CoA ligase ACSBG2 isoform X1 — MASSSTMKNGLSRSQKAKSPMTREENVTDSQINMNKNKVTPRLWTIHRDGEVLLRLSKHGPGHETPLTIPEFFRESVSRFGMYPALATKNSEHWEVLNFNQYYEACRKAARALIKLGLQRFHGVGILGFNSVEWLIASLGAILAGGLCVGIYATNSADACQYVITNAKVNVLLVENDLQLQKILSAHSERERGRDIGRGRSRLHAPGAQRGIQSQIPQSRMETLKAIIQYKLPVKESNNNLYSWNDFMELGNSIPDSQLDQIIESQRANQCAVIIYTSGTLGNPKGVMLSHDNITWTAGAVAKNCSLSNAAEKQEVVVSYLPLSHVAAQMMDVWIPMKIGAFIYFAQPDALTQGTLINTLLEVKPTAFLGVPRIWEKMQEKIKESGAKCSSLRKKVFSWGRIIGLKVNTKRMFGVHDTTMSYRVAKALVFSKVRNALGLDQCQIPISGAAPLNPETSEFFLSLDIPIGEMYGMSESTGPHTTSSRNNYKIHSSCGKIMSGCKNMLYQQSKDGTGEICIWGRHVFMGYLEMEDATMEAIDEEGWLHTGDLGRVDSHGFLYITGRIKEILITAGGENVAPVPIENMVKEKIPIISNAILVGDKAKFLSILLTLKCEVDRRNGEPLDKLSLEAIQFCRKLGSHVSTVSEILELQDPLVYKAIQQGIDAVNQEAISNAQRIQKWVILEKDFSVHNGELGPTTKIRRHFVTQKYRKQIESFYR, encoded by the exons TACAATGAAGAATGGTCTCTCCAGATCTCAAAAGGCTAAAAGCCCAATGACTCGTGAAGAGAATGTTACGGATTCTcaaataaacatgaataaaaacaaag TGACACCTAGGCTGTGGACCATTCATCGAGATGGAGAagtccttctgaggctatcaaaACATGGGCCAGGCCATGAGACCCCATTAACCATCCCTGAATTTTTTCGGGAGTCAGTCAGCCGATTTGGGATGTATCCAGCCCTTGCAACAAAGAACAGTGAGCATTGGGAAGTTCTGAATTTTAACCAGTACTACGAAGCTTGTCGGAAGGCAGCAAGAGCCTTGATCAAG CTGGGCCTGCAGCGTTTCCACGGAGTTGGCATCCTGGGGTTTAACTCCGTTGAGTGGTTAATTGCTTCTCTTGGTGCCATCCTAGCAGG gGGTCTCTGTGTTGGTATTTATGCCACCAACTCTGCGGACGCTTGTCAATACGTCATTACTAATGCCAAGGTGAACGTCCTGCTGGTTGAGAATGACCTACAGCTACAGAAAATCCTTTCG gcacacagtgagagagagagaggcagagacataggcagagggagaagcaggctccatgcaccgggagcccaacgtgggattcaatcccag ATTCCGCAAAGCAGGATGGAGACCCTAAAAGCGATCATCCAGTACAAGCTGCCAGTGAAGGAGAGCAATAATAACCTGTACTCC TGGAATGATTTCATGGAACTTGGCAATAGCATCCCCGATTCCCAGCTGGACCAGATCATAGAGAGCCAGAGGGCCAATCAGTGCGCTGTGATCATCTATACTTCTGGGACCTTAGGCAATCCCAAGGGAGTGATGCTTAGCCATGACAAC ATCACCTGGACGGCCGGGGCAGTGGCCAAGAACTGCAGCCTGTCTAATGCCGCAGAAAAGCAGGAGGTGGTGGTCAGCTACCTTCCTCTCAGCCACGTTGCAGCTCAGATGATGGATGTCTGGATACCTATGAAGATCGGGGCTTTCATCTACTTTGCTCAGCCAGATGCTCTCACG CAGGGCACCCTGATCAACACTCTGCTGGAAGTAAAGCCTACAGCCTTCCTGGGGGTGCCCCGAATTTGGGAGAAGATGCAGGAGAAGATAAAAGAAAGTGGTGCCAAATGCTCAAGCTTGAGGAAGAAGGTGTTTTCATGGGGAAGAATTATTGGCTTAAAGGTCAATACAAAAAGGATGTTTGG GGTCCACGACACTACCATGAGCTACCGCGTGGCAAAGGCCCTCGTGTTCAGCAAAGTCAGGAACGCCCTTGGCCTTGATCAATGCCAAATTCCTATCAGTGGGGCTGCACCCCTCAACCCAGAGACCTCTGAGTTCTTCCTAAGCCTGGACATACCTATAGGCGAGATGTACGGGATGAGCGAAAGCACAGGACCCCACACCACATCCAGCCGCAATAACTACAAGATTCACAG CAGCTGTGGCAAAATCATGTCTGGGTGTAAGAACATGCTGTACCAGCAGAGCAAGGATGGCACAGGGGAGATCTGCATCTGGGGTCGGCACGTCTTCATGGGCTATCTGGAGATGGAAGATGCGACCATGGAGGCCATTGATGAGGAAGGCTGGCTACACACCGGGGACCTGGGCCGTGTAGACAGTCATGGTTTCCTCTACATCACCGGCCGCATCAAAG AAATCCTCATCACGGCTGGCGGTGAGAACGTGGCCCCTGTTCCCATTGAGAACATGGTTAAAGAGAAGATCCCCATAATCAGTAATGCCATCTTAGTGGGAGATAAGGCAAAGTTTCTGAGCATCCTGCTGACGCTGAAG TGTGAGGTCGATAGGAGGAATGGAGAGCCACTGGACAAGCTAAGCTTGGAGGCCATTCAGTTCTGCCGGAAACTGGGGAGCCATGTGTCCACCGTCTCTGAGATTTTGGAGCTGCAGGACCCCCTGGTCTACAAGGCCATCCAGCAAGGCATAGATGCTGTGAATCAGGAAGCCATTTCCAATGCACAGAGGATCCAGAAGTGGGTCATCCTGGAGAAGGACTTTTCTGTCCACAATGGAGAGCTGG GTCCAACGACCAAGATTAGGAGACATTTTGTAACCcagaaatacagaaagcaaatTGAAAGCTTTTACCGCTGA
- the ACSBG2 gene encoding long-chain-fatty-acid--CoA ligase ACSBG2 isoform X3: protein MASSSTMKNGLSRSQKAKSPMTREENVTDSQINMNKNKVTPRLWTIHRDGEVLLRLSKHGPGHETPLTIPEFFRESVSRFGMYPALATKNSEHWEVLNFNQYYEACRKAARALIKLGLQRFHGVGILGFNSVEWLIASLGAILAGGLCVGIYATNSADACQYVITNAKVNVLLVENDLQLQKILSAHSERERGRDIGRGRSRLHAPGAQRGIQSQIPQSRMETLKAIIQYKLPVKESNNNLYSWNDFMELGNSIPDSQLDQIIESQRANQCAVIIYTSGTLGNPKGVMLSHDNITWTAGAVAKNCSLSNAAEKQEVVVSYLPLSHVAAQMMDVWIPMKIGAFIYFAQPDALTGTLINTLLEVKPTAFLGVPRIWEKMQEKIKESGAKCSSLRKKVFSWGRIIGLKVNTKRMFGVHDTTMSYRVAKALVFSKVRNALGLDQCQIPISGAAPLNPETSEFFLSLDIPIGEMYGMSESTGPHTTSSRNNYKIHSSCGKIMSGCKNMLYQQSKDGTGEICIWGRHVFMGYLEMEDATMEAIDEEGWLHTGDLGRVDSHGFLYITGRIKEILITAGGENVAPVPIENMVKEKIPIISNAILVGDKAKFLSILLTLKCEVDRRNGEPLDKLSLEAIQFCRKLGSHVSTVSEILELQDPLVYKAIQQGIDAVNQEAISNAQRIQKWVILEKDFSVHNGELGPTTKIRRHFVTQKYRKQIESFYR, encoded by the exons TACAATGAAGAATGGTCTCTCCAGATCTCAAAAGGCTAAAAGCCCAATGACTCGTGAAGAGAATGTTACGGATTCTcaaataaacatgaataaaaacaaag TGACACCTAGGCTGTGGACCATTCATCGAGATGGAGAagtccttctgaggctatcaaaACATGGGCCAGGCCATGAGACCCCATTAACCATCCCTGAATTTTTTCGGGAGTCAGTCAGCCGATTTGGGATGTATCCAGCCCTTGCAACAAAGAACAGTGAGCATTGGGAAGTTCTGAATTTTAACCAGTACTACGAAGCTTGTCGGAAGGCAGCAAGAGCCTTGATCAAG CTGGGCCTGCAGCGTTTCCACGGAGTTGGCATCCTGGGGTTTAACTCCGTTGAGTGGTTAATTGCTTCTCTTGGTGCCATCCTAGCAGG gGGTCTCTGTGTTGGTATTTATGCCACCAACTCTGCGGACGCTTGTCAATACGTCATTACTAATGCCAAGGTGAACGTCCTGCTGGTTGAGAATGACCTACAGCTACAGAAAATCCTTTCG gcacacagtgagagagagagaggcagagacataggcagagggagaagcaggctccatgcaccgggagcccaacgtgggattcaatcccag ATTCCGCAAAGCAGGATGGAGACCCTAAAAGCGATCATCCAGTACAAGCTGCCAGTGAAGGAGAGCAATAATAACCTGTACTCC TGGAATGATTTCATGGAACTTGGCAATAGCATCCCCGATTCCCAGCTGGACCAGATCATAGAGAGCCAGAGGGCCAATCAGTGCGCTGTGATCATCTATACTTCTGGGACCTTAGGCAATCCCAAGGGAGTGATGCTTAGCCATGACAAC ATCACCTGGACGGCCGGGGCAGTGGCCAAGAACTGCAGCCTGTCTAATGCCGCAGAAAAGCAGGAGGTGGTGGTCAGCTACCTTCCTCTCAGCCACGTTGCAGCTCAGATGATGGATGTCTGGATACCTATGAAGATCGGGGCTTTCATCTACTTTGCTCAGCCAGATGCTCTCACG GGCACCCTGATCAACACTCTGCTGGAAGTAAAGCCTACAGCCTTCCTGGGGGTGCCCCGAATTTGGGAGAAGATGCAGGAGAAGATAAAAGAAAGTGGTGCCAAATGCTCAAGCTTGAGGAAGAAGGTGTTTTCATGGGGAAGAATTATTGGCTTAAAGGTCAATACAAAAAGGATGTTTGG GGTCCACGACACTACCATGAGCTACCGCGTGGCAAAGGCCCTCGTGTTCAGCAAAGTCAGGAACGCCCTTGGCCTTGATCAATGCCAAATTCCTATCAGTGGGGCTGCACCCCTCAACCCAGAGACCTCTGAGTTCTTCCTAAGCCTGGACATACCTATAGGCGAGATGTACGGGATGAGCGAAAGCACAGGACCCCACACCACATCCAGCCGCAATAACTACAAGATTCACAG CAGCTGTGGCAAAATCATGTCTGGGTGTAAGAACATGCTGTACCAGCAGAGCAAGGATGGCACAGGGGAGATCTGCATCTGGGGTCGGCACGTCTTCATGGGCTATCTGGAGATGGAAGATGCGACCATGGAGGCCATTGATGAGGAAGGCTGGCTACACACCGGGGACCTGGGCCGTGTAGACAGTCATGGTTTCCTCTACATCACCGGCCGCATCAAAG AAATCCTCATCACGGCTGGCGGTGAGAACGTGGCCCCTGTTCCCATTGAGAACATGGTTAAAGAGAAGATCCCCATAATCAGTAATGCCATCTTAGTGGGAGATAAGGCAAAGTTTCTGAGCATCCTGCTGACGCTGAAG TGTGAGGTCGATAGGAGGAATGGAGAGCCACTGGACAAGCTAAGCTTGGAGGCCATTCAGTTCTGCCGGAAACTGGGGAGCCATGTGTCCACCGTCTCTGAGATTTTGGAGCTGCAGGACCCCCTGGTCTACAAGGCCATCCAGCAAGGCATAGATGCTGTGAATCAGGAAGCCATTTCCAATGCACAGAGGATCCAGAAGTGGGTCATCCTGGAGAAGGACTTTTCTGTCCACAATGGAGAGCTGG GTCCAACGACCAAGATTAGGAGACATTTTGTAACCcagaaatacagaaagcaaatTGAAAGCTTTTACCGCTGA
- the ACSBG2 gene encoding long-chain-fatty-acid--CoA ligase ACSBG2 isoform X9 encodes MYPALATKNSEHWEVLNFNQYYEACRKAARALIKLGLQRFHGVGILGFNSVEWLIASLGAILAGGLCVGIYATNSADACQYVITNAKVNVLLVENDLQLQKILSAHSERERGRDIGRGRSRLHAPGAQRGIQSQIPQSRMETLKAIIQYKLPVKESNNNLYSWNDFMELGNSIPDSQLDQIIESQRANQCAVIIYTSGTLGNPKGVMLSHDNITWTAGAVAKNCSLSNAAEKQEVVVSYLPLSHVAAQMMDVWIPMKIGAFIYFAQPDALTQGTLINTLLEVKPTAFLGVPRIWEKMQEKIKESGAKCSSLRKKVFSWGRIIGLKVNTKRMFGVHDTTMSYRVAKALVFSKVRNALGLDQCQIPISGAAPLNPETSEFFLSLDIPIGEMYGMSESTGPHTTSSRNNYKIHSSCGKIMSGCKNMLYQQSKDGTGEICIWGRHVFMGYLEMEDATMEAIDEEGWLHTGDLGRVDSHGFLYITGRIKEILITAGGENVAPVPIENMVKEKIPIISNAILVGDKAKFLSILLTLKCEVDRRNGEPLDKLSLEAIQFCRKLGSHVSTVSEILELQDPLVYKAIQQGIDAVNQEAISNAQRIQKWVILEKDFSVHNGELGPTTKIRRHFVTQKYRKQIESFYR; translated from the exons ATGTATCCAGCCCTTGCAACAAAGAACAGTGAGCATTGGGAAGTTCTGAATTTTAACCAGTACTACGAAGCTTGTCGGAAGGCAGCAAGAGCCTTGATCAAG CTGGGCCTGCAGCGTTTCCACGGAGTTGGCATCCTGGGGTTTAACTCCGTTGAGTGGTTAATTGCTTCTCTTGGTGCCATCCTAGCAGG gGGTCTCTGTGTTGGTATTTATGCCACCAACTCTGCGGACGCTTGTCAATACGTCATTACTAATGCCAAGGTGAACGTCCTGCTGGTTGAGAATGACCTACAGCTACAGAAAATCCTTTCG gcacacagtgagagagagagaggcagagacataggcagagggagaagcaggctccatgcaccgggagcccaacgtgggattcaatcccag ATTCCGCAAAGCAGGATGGAGACCCTAAAAGCGATCATCCAGTACAAGCTGCCAGTGAAGGAGAGCAATAATAACCTGTACTCC TGGAATGATTTCATGGAACTTGGCAATAGCATCCCCGATTCCCAGCTGGACCAGATCATAGAGAGCCAGAGGGCCAATCAGTGCGCTGTGATCATCTATACTTCTGGGACCTTAGGCAATCCCAAGGGAGTGATGCTTAGCCATGACAAC ATCACCTGGACGGCCGGGGCAGTGGCCAAGAACTGCAGCCTGTCTAATGCCGCAGAAAAGCAGGAGGTGGTGGTCAGCTACCTTCCTCTCAGCCACGTTGCAGCTCAGATGATGGATGTCTGGATACCTATGAAGATCGGGGCTTTCATCTACTTTGCTCAGCCAGATGCTCTCACG CAGGGCACCCTGATCAACACTCTGCTGGAAGTAAAGCCTACAGCCTTCCTGGGGGTGCCCCGAATTTGGGAGAAGATGCAGGAGAAGATAAAAGAAAGTGGTGCCAAATGCTCAAGCTTGAGGAAGAAGGTGTTTTCATGGGGAAGAATTATTGGCTTAAAGGTCAATACAAAAAGGATGTTTGG GGTCCACGACACTACCATGAGCTACCGCGTGGCAAAGGCCCTCGTGTTCAGCAAAGTCAGGAACGCCCTTGGCCTTGATCAATGCCAAATTCCTATCAGTGGGGCTGCACCCCTCAACCCAGAGACCTCTGAGTTCTTCCTAAGCCTGGACATACCTATAGGCGAGATGTACGGGATGAGCGAAAGCACAGGACCCCACACCACATCCAGCCGCAATAACTACAAGATTCACAG CAGCTGTGGCAAAATCATGTCTGGGTGTAAGAACATGCTGTACCAGCAGAGCAAGGATGGCACAGGGGAGATCTGCATCTGGGGTCGGCACGTCTTCATGGGCTATCTGGAGATGGAAGATGCGACCATGGAGGCCATTGATGAGGAAGGCTGGCTACACACCGGGGACCTGGGCCGTGTAGACAGTCATGGTTTCCTCTACATCACCGGCCGCATCAAAG AAATCCTCATCACGGCTGGCGGTGAGAACGTGGCCCCTGTTCCCATTGAGAACATGGTTAAAGAGAAGATCCCCATAATCAGTAATGCCATCTTAGTGGGAGATAAGGCAAAGTTTCTGAGCATCCTGCTGACGCTGAAG TGTGAGGTCGATAGGAGGAATGGAGAGCCACTGGACAAGCTAAGCTTGGAGGCCATTCAGTTCTGCCGGAAACTGGGGAGCCATGTGTCCACCGTCTCTGAGATTTTGGAGCTGCAGGACCCCCTGGTCTACAAGGCCATCCAGCAAGGCATAGATGCTGTGAATCAGGAAGCCATTTCCAATGCACAGAGGATCCAGAAGTGGGTCATCCTGGAGAAGGACTTTTCTGTCCACAATGGAGAGCTGG GTCCAACGACCAAGATTAGGAGACATTTTGTAACCcagaaatacagaaagcaaatTGAAAGCTTTTACCGCTGA